In the genome of Doryrhamphus excisus isolate RoL2022-K1 chromosome 11, RoL_Dexc_1.0, whole genome shotgun sequence, one region contains:
- the LOC131137858 gene encoding ankyrin repeat domain-containing protein SOWAHA-like: MLLSQESVLSVLLSEGGRVRKSELVSRFKDSVDCDDAAEKARNRELFKTFVNNVAYVKESEGVRYVVLKKNYLKCLQEKQEETEDKEESPPEGEGEALLSPFELALQRSKDSEIKVQKMLTFVAKPDALPLMMPSMDLKVDTPESPLSTRRRPPPDESKDTRIPSSVPLDQAEHEWLVKCASGHWSQVYGLMLRDCQLVHKRDFMSGFTALHWAAKHGNGGMLEKLVDLSRETGITVDINARTHGGYTPLHVAALHKQDYILVRLVAEYGADVRIRDNGGKKAYHYLHKDASETIREMLGQPKVRQSDDDKEELFQDVSKGRHSISRLFQPHVRPHRRGHKQRAAFFSLSDEPAGDEQEDGVFRHRIVSDAFA; the protein is encoded by the coding sequence atgttgttGAGCCAAGAGAGCGTCCTGTCGGTCCTTCTATCCGAGGGTGGTCGAGTGAGGAAATCCGAGCTGGTGTCTCGCTTTAAAGACTCGGTGGACTGCGACGATGCGGCTGAGAAGGCTCGGAACAGAGAACTCTTTAAGACTTTTGTTAACAATGTCGCCTACGTGAAGGAGAGCGAGGGTGTCCGCTATGTGGTGCTCAAGAAGAACTACCTGAAATGTCTGCAGGAGAAGCAGGAGGAAACGGAGGACAAGGAGGAGAGTCCAcctgaaggagaaggagaagcgcTGCTGTCTCCTTTTGAGCTTGCATTGCAGAGGAGCAAAGATTCAGAAATAAAAGTGCAGAAGATGCTCACTTTTGTAGCCAAACCCGACGCTTTACCCCTGATGATGCCCTCCATGGACCTCAAAGTGGACACCCCTGAAAGCCCCTTAAGTACCAGAAGGAGACCGCCTCCAGATGAGTCTAAAGATACCAGAATCCCCTCTTCGGTTCCTCTAGACCAGGCGGAGCACGAGTGGCTGGTGAAGTGCGCCTCTGGTCACTGGAGTCAGGTCTACGGTCTCATGCTGAGAGACTGCCAGCTAGTCCACAAACGGGACTTCATGTCAGGCTTCACCGCCCTGCACTGGGCCGCCAAGCACGGCAATGGCGGCATGCTGGAAAAGCTTGTCGACCTCTCCAGAGAGACGGGCATCACTGTGGACATCAACGCCAGGACGCACGGCGGCTACACGCCGTTACATGTCGCCGCCTTGCACAAGCAGGACTACATCCTGGTTAGACTAGTGGCGGAGTACGGTGCCGATGTGAGGATACGGGATAACGGCGGGAAAAAGGCGTACCACTATCTGCACAAGGACGCCTCGGAGACCATCAGGGAGATGTTAGGCCAACCTAAAGTCCGGCAATCTGACGACGACAAGGAGGAGCTGTTCCAGGATGTGTCCAAGGGCCGCCATTCTATAAGTCGCCTCTTCCAGCCTCATGTGAGGCCGCACAGGAGGGGCCACAAGCAGAGGGCCGCGTTCTTCTCATTAAGTGACGAACCGGCTGGCGACGAACAAGAGGACGGGGTCTTCAGACACAGGATCGTATCAGACGCTT